One window of the Nocardia huaxiensis genome contains the following:
- a CDS encoding SMP-30/gluconolactonase/LRE family protein has protein sequence MTITIAAMVSATAPATAEPTVSVFVPAQIPVLSWSENLAFDDSGALWVSKTGEQRVVRYDASGRITGGFSIAAPAGLIRGQDGSMYVNAAWAPSGPASLGHVFRFDPHSEQPVPQFVADATWGANGLTADNDGNLYATDAFGVGIVKIRPDGSRDEQWIAAVADLFSPNGITAVGDWLYLTVTLDMSSPIYRIRRDRPHVREVVARLETKPLPRLLDDLTVAPDGTIYVASTTSPLMGELLRVDPETGTVTTLFSGPNVTSPRLAPDGSLYASTGYGHLLHITL, from the coding sequence ATGACCATCACGATTGCGGCGATGGTGTCGGCCACAGCACCGGCCACGGCAGAACCCACGGTATCGGTATTCGTACCCGCCCAGATTCCCGTCCTGAGCTGGTCGGAGAATCTGGCCTTCGACGATTCGGGCGCGCTGTGGGTCAGCAAGACCGGCGAACAGCGCGTCGTCCGCTACGACGCGAGCGGCCGCATCACCGGCGGCTTCTCGATCGCGGCTCCGGCCGGCCTCATCCGAGGCCAGGATGGGTCGATGTACGTCAATGCGGCCTGGGCGCCGTCCGGACCTGCCTCCCTCGGCCACGTGTTCCGTTTCGACCCGCACTCCGAGCAGCCGGTTCCCCAGTTCGTCGCGGACGCCACCTGGGGCGCCAACGGCCTGACCGCCGACAACGACGGAAACCTGTACGCCACCGACGCATTCGGGGTCGGCATCGTCAAGATCCGCCCCGACGGCAGCCGCGACGAGCAGTGGATAGCCGCGGTCGCGGACCTGTTCAGCCCCAATGGCATTACGGCAGTGGGTGATTGGCTCTACCTCACCGTCACCCTGGACATGAGCTCCCCGATCTACCGCATCCGGCGCGACCGCCCCCACGTCCGCGAAGTCGTCGCACGCCTCGAGACCAAGCCCTTGCCCAGACTGCTCGACGACCTCACCGTCGCCCCCGACGGCACCATCTACGTCGCGTCCACCACTTCCCCGCTGATGGGCGAGCTCCTGCGCGTCGACCCCGAAACCGGCACGGTGACAACGCTGTTCAGCGGCCCCAATGTCACCAGCCCACGACTGGCTCCGGACGGCAGCCTGTACGCCTCCACCGGCTACGGCCACCTTCTGCACATCACCCTCTAA
- a CDS encoding saccharopine dehydrogenase NADP-binding domain-containing protein, with translation MKIAVYGASGHVGRFAVDELRGRGIDVVVVGRNAERLNGFEAEVRVAAADDHEALVAAFTGIDVVISTLPDFTGTGEGVVRAAIAAGAHYVDVAGEQLFVKKIFDEYGPLAENAGVTLAPAITEAGIFGDLLANLGAARLGGADEIVLSHLAAPGGEGSRGSMRTVLRNLEVFTSGGLSWIDGEFRTGPQPQRDTFLPPAAPEPIAVMKFPQPSVVTIPRHTTAASIEGVLAKSIFEIVGTVTESDLANAPETPGAPAAYSMVTDIYRDGRHLRGIGSGPDAYRNSAQLAVETAVRIAAGAGKPGAQSPAELFDPVEFLDALGEFGITWTLGEVR, from the coding sequence ATGAAGATCGCAGTGTATGGAGCCAGTGGCCACGTCGGCCGGTTCGCGGTCGACGAGCTGCGGGGACGCGGGATCGATGTGGTCGTGGTCGGGCGGAATGCCGAGCGGCTCAATGGATTCGAGGCCGAGGTTCGGGTTGCGGCCGCTGATGATCATGAGGCGTTGGTGGCGGCGTTCACCGGAATCGATGTCGTGATCAGCACGCTGCCGGACTTCACCGGCACCGGCGAAGGTGTGGTGCGGGCGGCCATCGCGGCGGGTGCGCACTACGTGGATGTGGCGGGCGAGCAGCTGTTCGTCAAGAAGATCTTCGACGAGTACGGTCCGCTCGCGGAGAACGCCGGGGTCACGCTGGCTCCGGCCATCACCGAGGCGGGGATCTTCGGGGATCTGCTCGCGAACCTCGGGGCGGCGCGACTCGGCGGCGCGGACGAGATCGTGCTCAGCCACCTCGCGGCTCCGGGCGGGGAAGGATCGCGGGGCAGCATGCGCACGGTGCTGCGGAACCTCGAGGTGTTCACCAGCGGCGGACTGTCCTGGATCGACGGCGAATTCCGCACCGGACCGCAGCCGCAGCGCGACACCTTCCTGCCGCCAGCGGCGCCGGAACCCATTGCGGTCATGAAGTTTCCGCAGCCCTCCGTGGTGACGATCCCGCGCCACACCACGGCCGCGTCGATCGAGGGCGTGCTGGCGAAGTCGATCTTCGAGATCGTCGGCACGGTGACCGAGTCGGATCTGGCCAATGCCCCGGAGACGCCCGGCGCACCCGCCGCCTACTCGATGGTCACGGACATCTACCGCGACGGCCGCCATCTGCGCGGCATCGGCAGCGGCCCCGACGCCTACCGCAACAGCGCCCAACTGGCCGTCGAGACGGCGGTGCGAATCGCCGCCGGTGCGGGCAAACCCGGCGCCCAGTCCCCCGCCGAACTGTTCGATCCTGTCGAATTCCTCGATGCTCTCGGCGAATTCGGCATCACCTGGACGCTCGGAGAAGTGCGGTGA
- a CDS encoding helix-turn-helix domain-containing protein: MDSDRPIGEQLREWRRRNRLSQLDLALQADVSARHISFVETGRTIPSPDMVLHLAEHLNIPLRERNRLLMAAGHAPRYQRRPWNDPELTHARQAVQRLLHLHEPYPALAVDPRWNLVQANDTVRIFFDEADPGLLTAPLNMMRLALHPKGFASRLHNLGQVRAVLLPRLARQVRATADPELAALYEELLAYGPPVTVAHTPDEITMPIALRHGDRDLRLFSTLTVFGTAFDITLTEIAVEAYFPADPETARYLENLRA, encoded by the coding sequence ATGGACAGTGATCGGCCGATCGGCGAGCAGCTTCGCGAGTGGCGACGCCGGAACCGGCTCAGCCAGCTCGACCTGGCGCTCCAGGCAGACGTCTCCGCCCGCCACATCAGTTTCGTCGAAACCGGCCGCACCATTCCCAGCCCCGATATGGTCCTGCACCTGGCCGAGCATCTGAATATTCCACTGCGCGAACGTAATCGACTGCTCATGGCCGCCGGTCACGCCCCGCGATACCAGCGCCGCCCCTGGAACGACCCCGAGCTTACGCACGCCCGGCAGGCCGTGCAGCGCCTGCTGCACCTGCACGAGCCCTACCCCGCCCTCGCCGTGGATCCGCGGTGGAATCTGGTGCAGGCCAACGACACTGTGCGGATCTTCTTCGACGAGGCAGATCCCGGTCTGCTCACCGCACCGCTCAATATGATGCGGCTGGCCCTGCACCCCAAGGGTTTCGCCTCCCGATTGCACAATCTCGGCCAGGTTCGCGCCGTCCTGCTGCCACGCCTGGCGCGGCAGGTCCGCGCCACCGCGGACCCGGAGCTCGCCGCCCTGTACGAGGAACTGCTGGCATACGGTCCACCGGTCACGGTCGCGCACACCCCCGACGAGATCACCATGCCGATCGCACTGCGCCACGGCGACAGGGACTTACGCCTGTTCAGCACGCTCACGGTCTTCGGCACCGCGTTCGATATCACCCTTACCGAAATCGCCGTCGAGGCGTACTTCCCGGCCGATCCGGAAACCGCCCGCTATCTCGAAAACCTGCGGGCCTGA
- a CDS encoding nuclear transport factor 2 family protein, translating to MTDTATADRNKALVQRGFAEFAAGNVEVLEELLHDDFLEHSPGNPSGKTAFIEYIANAPVASARLDLARVIADEEYVVVHYRMTPAAEPVEYAVADIWRIADGKIVEHWDVVQPMPEAGEIPHGML from the coding sequence ATGACGGATACAGCTACAGCCGATCGCAACAAGGCTCTCGTCCAGCGTGGATTCGCGGAATTCGCGGCGGGCAATGTCGAGGTGCTCGAGGAGCTCCTGCATGACGATTTCCTCGAGCACAGTCCCGGAAATCCCTCCGGGAAAACCGCTTTCATCGAATACATCGCCAACGCGCCGGTCGCGTCGGCGCGGCTCGACCTGGCTCGCGTCATCGCCGACGAGGAATACGTGGTCGTGCACTACCGCATGACACCCGCCGCCGAGCCCGTCGAATACGCGGTCGCCGACATCTGGCGGATCGCCGACGGCAAGATCGTCGAGCACTGGGATGTCGTGCAGCCGATGCCCGAGGCCGGGGAGATCCCGCACGGCATGCTGTGA